Proteins encoded in a region of the Quercus lobata isolate SW786 chromosome 8, ValleyOak3.0 Primary Assembly, whole genome shotgun sequence genome:
- the LOC115954772 gene encoding uncharacterized protein LOC115954772 isoform X1, giving the protein MATAPLFSPSTPISARRCYSTRAQAFKTTTSIKKGRVVGNLGHLGEVVRKDVDFLKKGIRRGMEWANEALQVRRVSKTLDDLLWLRHLEEPQAPTLEPRPWPQPCYPELSGVDLFMADLKALEAYAGYFYYLSKIWSKPLPEVYDPQYVDDYFGCRPHLVAFRLLEVFSSFASAAIRIRASGIRKYLKLRSDKDIDGNISQYKFGMVLKETMLSLGPTFIKVGQSLSTRPDIIGTEISKALSELHDQIPPFPRNVAMKIIEEEFGSPVESFFSYISNEPVAAASFGQVYRGSTLDGVSVAVKVQRPNLRHLVVRDVYILRLGLGLLQRIAKRKSDLRLYADELGKGLVGELDYTLEAANATKFLEAHLPFPFIRVPKVFQHLTRKRVLTMEWIIGESPTDLLSVSTGNSIDHGSRYTERQQFDAKRRLLDLVNKGVEASLVQLLETGLLHADPHPGNLRYTSTGQIGFLDFGLLCQMEKKHQYAMLASIVHIVNGDWESLVRALTEMDVVRPGTNIRRVTMDLEYALGEVEFRDGIPDVKFSRVLGKIWSVALKYQFRMPPYYTLVLRSLASLEGLAVAADKNFKTFEAAYPYVVQKLLTDNSAATKRILHSVVLNRKKEFQWQRLALFLRVGATRKGLPKVIVSNNETSLDYVPNREYDVANLILRLLPSKDGAVLRRLLMTADGASLIQAMVSKEAKFFRQQLCRVIADILYQWMCEALGQDVRITQYSSQVRLVTGPDNRELRPSSRLSTPICDYKSILRDRRLKVIFLAVLNSMRRDLVLTVRFCWASFVMFVTASALACHRILVSLSETYMGPVPFAPRRFAVSA; this is encoded by the exons ATGGCGACGGCACCGTTATTTTCGCCATCGACTCCAATCTCTGCTCGGCGCTGCTACTCGACGCGAGCGCAAGCCTTCAAAACGACGACGTCGATTAAGAAGGGACGCGTGGTAGGGAATTTGGGACACTTGGGCGAGGTGGTTCGCAAGGACGTGGATTTTCTGAAGAAAGGTATAAGAAGAGGAATGGAGTGGGCGAACGAAGCTCTTCAAGTTCGTCGTGTCTCCAAAACCCTAGACGACCTCTTGTGGCTTCGCCATCTCGAAGAGCCTCAGGCTCCTACATTGGAGCCTCGGCCTTGGCCTCAACCTTGCTATCCAG AATTGTCTGGTGTGGATTTGTTCATGGCTGATCTCAAAGCGTTGGAGGCTTACGCTGGTTATTTCTACTATCTTTCTAAGATTTGGTCTAAACCGCTTCCTGAAGTCTATGATCCACAATATGTTGATGACTATTTTGGTTGCAGGCCTCATCTAGTGGCTTTTCGACTTCTTGAG GTATTTTCCTCCTTTGCATCTGCTGCAATCAGAATTCGAGCCTCTGGGATTAGAAAGTACTTAAAATTGAGATCAGATAAGGATATTGACGGGAACATATCACAATACAAATTTGGAATGGTGTTAAAAGAGACAATGCTAAGCCTGGGTCCCACCTTCATCAAAG TTGGTCAGTCCCTTTCCACAAGGCCAGATATTATTGGTACTGAGATTTCCAAG GCATTGTCTGAGCTGCACGATCAAATACCTCCTTTTCCTAGGAATGTCGCTATGAAAATTATTGAGGAGGAATTTGGTTCTCCTGTGGAATCATTCTTTAGCTACATCTCTAACGAACCTGTAGCTGCAGCGTCATTTGGTCAG GTCTACCGTGGGAGTACTCTTGATGGAGTTAGTGTTGCTGTGAAAGTTCAGCGTCCTAATTTGCGTCATCTGGTTGTGCGGGATGTCTATATTCTTCGCCTTGGG CTGGGGCTATTGCAAAGGAtagcaaagagaaaaagtgaccTCCGCTTATATGCTGATGAGCTTGGGAAAGGTTTGGTTGGGGAATTGGATTACACTTTAGAGGCTGCAAATGCTACAAAGTTTCTG GAAGCTCATTTGCCCTTTCCATTTATTCGTGTGCCAAAAGTGTTTCAACATTTGACTCGAAAGAGAGTTTTGACTATGGAGTGGATAATTGGTGAAAGTCCAACTGATTTACTTTCTGTATCTACTGGAAACTCTATTGATCATGGTTCTCGTTATACAGAGAGGCAGCAATTTGATGCAAAAAGGCGTCTTCTTGATCTG GTGAACAAAGGAGTGGAGGCATCATTAGTTCAACTCCTTGAAACAGGCTTATTGCATGCTGATCCACATCCAGGAAACTTGCGTTACACGTCCACAGGGCAAATAGG GTTTCTGGATTTTGGTTTGCTATGTCAGATGGAAAAGAAGCATCAATATGCTATGCTTGCATCCATAGTGCACATAGTAAATGGGGATTGGGAATCCCTTGTTCGTGCTCTGACTGAAATGGATGTTGTGAGGCCAGGGACTAACATCCGACGTGTTACAATG GATCTGGAATATGCCTTGGGAGAAGTAGAATTTAGAGATGGAATTCCTGATGTGAAGTTCAGCAGG GTTCTGGGCAAAATCTGGTCTGTGGCCCTCAAATATCAGTTTCGCATGCCTCCATACTACACCCTTGTCCTGCGTTCTCTTGCATCCTTGGAAG GTTTGGCAGTAGCAgcagataaaaattttaagacattTGAAGCTGCATACCCATACGTTGTTCAGAAACTTCTCACTGATAATTCAGCTGCAACAAAGAGGATTTTACATTCG GTTGTCTTAAACAGAAAGAAGGAATTCCAGTGGCAGAGGCTTGCTCTCTTCTTAAGAGTAGGTGCAACTAG GAAAGGCTTGCCCAAGGTGATAGTATCAAACAATGAGACTTCCCTTGACTATGTACCAAATAGGGAATATGATGTTGCAAACTTGATCTTGAGGCTTTTACCATCTAAAGATGGTGCTGTGCTAAGAAGACTCTTAATGACTGCA GATGGAGCTTCACTAATCCAAGCAATGGTTTCCAAGGAGGCCAAATTCTTCCGCCAGCAACTCTGCAGGGTCATTGCTGACATATTGTACCAATGGATGTGCGAAGCACTTGGACAAGATGTTAGAATAACCCAATACAGTTCCCAGGTGAGATTAGTGACTGGACCTGACAACAGAGAGCTACGTCCATCTTCCAGATTATCTACACCCATATGTGATTATAAGTCCATCTTGAGAGATCGGCGGCTCAAAGTAATTTTTCTGGCGGTACTAAACTCCATGAGGAGAGATCTGGTATTGACTGTGAGGTTCTGCTGGGCTTCCTTTGTAATGTTTGTCACAGCTTCTGCTTTGGCTTGTCATCGGATTTTAGTCTCTTTGTCCGAAACTTACATGGGACCAGTACCATTTGCTCCCAGGCGATTTGCTGTCAGTGCTTGA
- the LOC115955848 gene encoding chlorophyll a-b binding protein 6, chloroplastic: MAANTLMSCGIATTAFPSVLSSSKSKFATATPLPSVGANASSRFTMSAEWMPGQPRPKHLDGSAPGDFGFDPLGLGEVPENLERFKESELIHCRWCMLAVPGVLVPEALGLGNWVQAQEWAAVPGGQATYLGNPVPWGNLPTILAIEFLAISFVEHQRSMEKDPEKKKYPGGAFDPLGYSKDPKKFEEYKVKEIKNGRLAILAFLGFCVQQSAYPGTGPLENLASHLADPWHNNIGNVIIPRGL, from the exons ATGGCTGCCAACACATTGATGAGCTGTGGCATCGCTACCACAGCTTTCCCATCAGTCCTCTCTTCTTCAAAGTCCAAATTTGCCACAGCTACCCCTCTTCCTAGTGTTGGTGCCAATGCCTCGTCCCGCTTTACCATGTCGGCCGAGTGGATGCCAGGTCAGCCTCGGCCTAAACACCTCGATGGCTCGGCACCCGG GGACTTTGGATTTGACCCACTTGGGCTAGGTGAAGTTCCAGAGAACCTTGAAAGATTTAAGGAATCCGAACTCATCCACTGCAGATGGTGTATGCTTGCTGTT CCAGGAGTCCTAGTACCAGAGGCGTTGGGATTGGGCAACTGGGTGCAGGCTCAGGAGTGGGCTGCAGTTCCAGGAGGCCAAGCCACATACTTGGGAAACCCAGTGCCATGGGGTAACCTTCCCACCATTTTGGCTATTGAATTCCTCGCAATTTCCTTCGTTGAGCACCAACGTAGCATGGAGAAAGACCCTGAGAAGAAGAAGTACCCTGGTGGTGCTTTTGACCCCTTGGGCTACTCCAAGGACCCTAAAAAATTCGAGGAATACAAGGTCAAAGAGATTAAAAATG GTCGGCTTGCAATTTTGGCTTTTCTGGGGTTCTGCGTTCAACAATCAGCTTATCCTGGCACAGGACCATTGGAGAACTTGGCTTCTCACTTGGCTGACCCATGGCACAACAACATTGGGAATGTGATTATCCCAAGAGGGTTGTAA
- the LOC115957474 gene encoding rhomboid-like protein 19 — MSTPALSGGASFYSGFSRLCKGIAVVLIGGHILVHLLPSAITYLALIPARTIPFAWNLITAGYIEQSVYGVVASTIGLLFIGKLLEPVWGSREFLKFIFVVNFLTSLCVFVTAIALYYITTQENYLYMPLSGFHGILAGFLVGIKQIIPDQELPVVKIKAKWLPSLMLLLSIVVSFFTLESATYLPTLIFGTYVSWIYLRYWQRKPETKLKGDPSDDFAFSTFFPEFLRPVIDPIASIFHRMLCGRTEASNDAEDHTLGGAPLPGSDPIEASRRRERGARALEERLAAERLGAARGAEETQIDATEKV; from the exons ATGAGCACTCCAGCACTTTCCGGA GGGGCGAGCTTTTATTCAGGGTTCAGTCGACTATGCAAGGGGATTGCGGTGGTACTTATTGGTGGCCACATTCTGGTCCACCTTCTTCCCTCCGCTATTACTTATCTTGCTCTCATACCCGCCAG GACAATTCCTTTTGCTTGGAACCTCATAACAGCTGGTTACATTGAACAATCAGTGTATGgg gtgGTTGCCAGCACAATTGGTCTCCTTTTCATTGGAAAGCTTCTTGAGCCTGTATGGGGTTCTCGGGAATTCTTGAAGTTCATCTTTGTAGTTAACTTTCTGACTTCCCTATGCGTTTTTGTTACTGCTATCGCCTTGTACTACATTACAACGCAGGAGAATTACCT TTACATGCCTCTTTCTGGCTTCCATGGGATTCTGGCTGGGTTCTTGGTTGGCATCAAGCAGATCATTCCTGACCAAGAGCTGCCTGTAGTAAAGATAAAAGCTAAG TGGTTACCATCTCTTATGCTATTGCTGTCCATTGTTGTAAGCTTCTTCACACTTGAGTCGGCAACATACCTTCCAACTTTAATATTTGGCACGTATGTGAGCTGGATTTACCTCAGATACTGGCAGAGGAAACCGGAAACAAAGCTTAAGGGTGATCCAAGTGATGATTTTGCATTCTCTACCTTCTTCCCTGAATTTTTAAG ACCAGTCATTGATCCCATTGCATCTATATTTCATCGAATGCTCTGTGGGAGAACTGAAGCTTCTAATGACGCTGAGGATCACACACTGGGGGGTGCCCCATTACCTGGTTCTGATCCCATTGAGGCATCTAGGAGGAG AGAAAGGGGAGCTCGAGCACTTGAAGAAAGATTGGCTGCTGAGAGGTTGGGTGCTGCAAGAGGTGCAGAAGAGACACAAATAGATGCCACAGAGAAAGTTTGA
- the LOC115954772 gene encoding uncharacterized protein LOC115954772 isoform X2, which translates to MATAPLFSPSTPISARRCYSTRAQAFKTTTSIKKGRVVGNLGHLGEVVRKDVDFLKKGIRRGMEWANEALQVRRVSKTLDDLLWLRHLEEPQAPTLEPRPWPQPCYPELSGVDLFMADLKALEAYAGYFYYLSKIWSKPLPEVYDPQYVDDYFGCRPHLVAFRLLEVFSSFASAAIRIRASGIRKYLKLRSDKDIDGNISQYKFGMVLKETMLSLGPTFIKVGQSLSTRPDIIGTEISKEAHLPFPFIRVPKVFQHLTRKRVLTMEWIIGESPTDLLSVSTGNSIDHGSRYTERQQFDAKRRLLDLVNKGVEASLVQLLETGLLHADPHPGNLRYTSTGQIGFLDFGLLCQMEKKHQYAMLASIVHIVNGDWESLVRALTEMDVVRPGTNIRRVTMDLEYALGEVEFRDGIPDVKFSRVLGKIWSVALKYQFRMPPYYTLVLRSLASLEGLAVAADKNFKTFEAAYPYVVQKLLTDNSAATKRILHSVVLNRKKEFQWQRLALFLRVGATRKGLPKVIVSNNETSLDYVPNREYDVANLILRLLPSKDGAVLRRLLMTADGASLIQAMVSKEAKFFRQQLCRVIADILYQWMCEALGQDVRITQYSSQVRLVTGPDNRELRPSSRLSTPICDYKSILRDRRLKVIFLAVLNSMRRDLVLTVRFCWASFVMFVTASALACHRILVSLSETYMGPVPFAPRRFAVSA; encoded by the exons ATGGCGACGGCACCGTTATTTTCGCCATCGACTCCAATCTCTGCTCGGCGCTGCTACTCGACGCGAGCGCAAGCCTTCAAAACGACGACGTCGATTAAGAAGGGACGCGTGGTAGGGAATTTGGGACACTTGGGCGAGGTGGTTCGCAAGGACGTGGATTTTCTGAAGAAAGGTATAAGAAGAGGAATGGAGTGGGCGAACGAAGCTCTTCAAGTTCGTCGTGTCTCCAAAACCCTAGACGACCTCTTGTGGCTTCGCCATCTCGAAGAGCCTCAGGCTCCTACATTGGAGCCTCGGCCTTGGCCTCAACCTTGCTATCCAG AATTGTCTGGTGTGGATTTGTTCATGGCTGATCTCAAAGCGTTGGAGGCTTACGCTGGTTATTTCTACTATCTTTCTAAGATTTGGTCTAAACCGCTTCCTGAAGTCTATGATCCACAATATGTTGATGACTATTTTGGTTGCAGGCCTCATCTAGTGGCTTTTCGACTTCTTGAG GTATTTTCCTCCTTTGCATCTGCTGCAATCAGAATTCGAGCCTCTGGGATTAGAAAGTACTTAAAATTGAGATCAGATAAGGATATTGACGGGAACATATCACAATACAAATTTGGAATGGTGTTAAAAGAGACAATGCTAAGCCTGGGTCCCACCTTCATCAAAG TTGGTCAGTCCCTTTCCACAAGGCCAGATATTATTGGTACTGAGATTTCCAAG GAAGCTCATTTGCCCTTTCCATTTATTCGTGTGCCAAAAGTGTTTCAACATTTGACTCGAAAGAGAGTTTTGACTATGGAGTGGATAATTGGTGAAAGTCCAACTGATTTACTTTCTGTATCTACTGGAAACTCTATTGATCATGGTTCTCGTTATACAGAGAGGCAGCAATTTGATGCAAAAAGGCGTCTTCTTGATCTG GTGAACAAAGGAGTGGAGGCATCATTAGTTCAACTCCTTGAAACAGGCTTATTGCATGCTGATCCACATCCAGGAAACTTGCGTTACACGTCCACAGGGCAAATAGG GTTTCTGGATTTTGGTTTGCTATGTCAGATGGAAAAGAAGCATCAATATGCTATGCTTGCATCCATAGTGCACATAGTAAATGGGGATTGGGAATCCCTTGTTCGTGCTCTGACTGAAATGGATGTTGTGAGGCCAGGGACTAACATCCGACGTGTTACAATG GATCTGGAATATGCCTTGGGAGAAGTAGAATTTAGAGATGGAATTCCTGATGTGAAGTTCAGCAGG GTTCTGGGCAAAATCTGGTCTGTGGCCCTCAAATATCAGTTTCGCATGCCTCCATACTACACCCTTGTCCTGCGTTCTCTTGCATCCTTGGAAG GTTTGGCAGTAGCAgcagataaaaattttaagacattTGAAGCTGCATACCCATACGTTGTTCAGAAACTTCTCACTGATAATTCAGCTGCAACAAAGAGGATTTTACATTCG GTTGTCTTAAACAGAAAGAAGGAATTCCAGTGGCAGAGGCTTGCTCTCTTCTTAAGAGTAGGTGCAACTAG GAAAGGCTTGCCCAAGGTGATAGTATCAAACAATGAGACTTCCCTTGACTATGTACCAAATAGGGAATATGATGTTGCAAACTTGATCTTGAGGCTTTTACCATCTAAAGATGGTGCTGTGCTAAGAAGACTCTTAATGACTGCA GATGGAGCTTCACTAATCCAAGCAATGGTTTCCAAGGAGGCCAAATTCTTCCGCCAGCAACTCTGCAGGGTCATTGCTGACATATTGTACCAATGGATGTGCGAAGCACTTGGACAAGATGTTAGAATAACCCAATACAGTTCCCAGGTGAGATTAGTGACTGGACCTGACAACAGAGAGCTACGTCCATCTTCCAGATTATCTACACCCATATGTGATTATAAGTCCATCTTGAGAGATCGGCGGCTCAAAGTAATTTTTCTGGCGGTACTAAACTCCATGAGGAGAGATCTGGTATTGACTGTGAGGTTCTGCTGGGCTTCCTTTGTAATGTTTGTCACAGCTTCTGCTTTGGCTTGTCATCGGATTTTAGTCTCTTTGTCCGAAACTTACATGGGACCAGTACCATTTGCTCCCAGGCGATTTGCTGTCAGTGCTTGA
- the LOC115958007 gene encoding serine/threonine-protein kinase-like protein CCR2, with product MPIHICLSGSPIWLLLLLLLPSMPFTASGYGSPGPVAAAFGDINGFFCAIDAGGNQEIICWDKSNKSSSSSTSLYSTSLPPMATLSGGEGFICGITSNTSKAYCWNLLSSSNNLLPQSFQYITYSQIAAGKNHVCAIRGSYYSSIDFGTVDCWEFHNDSLANDGFVYNYNSSFLDPHISGLVMRYIVSGEGFSCGLIREGGGVVCWGPNSIKLGIPSISKDFDVLASGRGSVCGISNVSKEVECWGEANDFGTPPIGTSFVGLSAGAQHYCGVHKDDHGVECWGRLNSCSVPKNSGFMSIASSDYTICGVREVDLVLDCWSVQGQLPLAYSPPLQLCSPGVCSLGLCGAGKFSFNASALNEPDLISLCVRKDLKICLPCGTNCSQGYFSSSVCSDTADRICTACSLCQNRTCWDICGLPPPSGVQEQERQEMNKLVIIIGCLVSGTLLVLFGWCLIPRMIKTKDEERGKFKCTFCVGKPVVEADPDLSLQLSHSISTCVGLAQVFRLSELKDATHGFKEFNELGRGSFGFVYKAVLSDGSQVAVKRANAATIIHTNSRDFEAELEILSNIRHSNIVNLIGYCAEMGERLLVYEFMPHGTLHDHLHGELSPLDWNLRLRISLQAARGLEYLHKEVTPPIVHHDVKTSNILLDPGWGARIADFGILSASDRDLNGDMESDVYNFGIVLLEILSGRKAYDRDCSPPCIVQWALPLIRLGKAASIIDRSVALLRDVEPLLKLADVAELALRENPTERPTMPKLVSLLDQILKSGLTL from the coding sequence ATGCCAATCCATATTTGTCTCTCTGGTTCACCAATTTGGCTCCTCCTCTTGCTCCTTCTTCCGTCAATGCCATTCACTGCTTCCGGGTATGGCTCACCAGGCCCAGTTGCAGCTGCATTTGGTGATATTAACGGGTTCTTCTGCGCCATTGATGCTGGTGGCAATCAAGAAATCATATGCTGGGATAAAAGCAACAAGTCCTCATCAAGTTCAACATCGTTATATTCCACTTCTCTGCCACCAATGGCTACTCTCTCTGGGGGCGAGGGCTTTATATGTGGGATTACATCCAATACTTCCAAGGCTTATTGTTGGAACTTGTTGAGTTCAAGTAATAATCTTCTCCCTCAAAGCTTCCAATACATAACTTATTCACAAATTGCAGCTGGCAAAAACCATGTCTGTGCTATTAGAGGGTCTTACTATTCTAGTATTGATTTTGGTACTGTTGATTGTTGGGAGTTTCATAACGATAGTTTAGCTAATGATGGTTTTGTTTATAATTATAACTCCTCGTTTCTTGATCCTCACATTAGTGGTCTTGTAATGAGGTACATTGTCTCTGGGGAGGGGTTTAGTTGTGGTTTGATTAGAGAAGGTGGTGGTGTTGTTTGTTGGGGACCCAATTCGATTAAATTGGGAATACCTTCAATTTCCAAGGATTTTGATGTATTAGCATCAGGGAGAGGTTCTGTTTGTGGGATTTCTAATGTGTCTAAGGAAGTAGAATGCTGGGGTGAGGCCAATGATTTTGGCACCCCACCAATTGGAACTAGTTTTGTGGGCTTATCTGCTGGTGCTCAACATTATTGTGGGGTTCATAAGGATGATCATGGGGTTGAATGTTGGGGAAGATTGAATTCATGTTCGGTTCCAAAGAATTCGGGGTTTATGTCAATTGCTTCATCAGACTATACTATTTGTGGTGTTAGAGAGGTTGACTTGGTTCTTGATTGCTGGAGTGTTCAAGGGCAATTGCCACTGGCATATAGCCCGCCTTTGCAATTGTGTAGTCCGGGTGTGTGTTCACTAGGCTTGTGTGGTGCTGGTAAGTTTTCATTCAATGCAAGTGCCCTCAACGAGCCAGATTTGATCAGTTTATGTGTAAGGAAGGACTTGAAAATTTGCCTGCCTTGTGGGACAAATTGTTCTCAAGGTTATTTTTCTTCTAGTGTGTGTAGTGACACTGCTGATAGAATTTGCACTGCGTGTTCCCTATGCCAAAATAGAACTTGTTGGGATATTTGTGGGCTTCCTCCGCCATCAGGAGTTCAAGAGCAAGAGCGGCAAGAGATGAACAAATTAGTCATCATCATTGGATGTTTGGTGTCAGGTACTTTACTAGTCTTATTTGGGTGGTGTCTTATTCCCCGGATGATCAAAACTAAGGATGAGGAAAGGGGTAAATTCAAGTGCACATTTTGTGTAGGCAAGCCAGTTGTGGAAGCTGATCCTGACCTCAGTCTACAATTGTCTCATTCGATAAGCACGTGTGTTGGATTAGCCCAAGTATTCCGGCTTTCAGAACTAAAGGATGCCACACATGGGTTCAAGGAATTTAATGAACTTGGCCGAGGAAGCTTTGGCTTTGTCTACAAAGCTGTTTTGTCAGATGGTAGTCAAGTAGCAGTTAAGAGGGCTAATGCTGCCACTATAATTCACACCAATAGCCGTGATTTTGAAGCAGAACTAGAGATTCTTAGCAACATTAGGCATAGTAATATTGTGAACTTGATAGGTTATTGTGCAGAAATGGGAGAGAGGTTGTTGGTTTATGAGTTCATGCCCCATGGCACACTCCATGACCATCTTCATGGGGAGCTCTCACCTTTAGATTGGAACCTAAGGTTGAGGATCTCATTACAGGCTGCAAGAGGACTTGAGTACCTACATAAAGAAGTCACACCCCCAATTGTTCATCACGACGTTAAAACTTCAAACATTCTGCTAGACCCTGGATGGGGGGCAAGAATTGCAGATTTTGGGATACTAAGTGCTAGTGATAGAGATTTAAATGGAGATATGGAGAGTGATGTTTATAATTTTGGGATTGTTCTACTAGAGATTTTAAGTGGAAGGAAAGCATATGACAGGGATTGCTCACCTCCATGCATTGTTCAGTGGGCATTGCCACTAATAAGACTTGGCAAGGCAGCTTCCATTATTGATAGAAGTGTGGCTCTACTAAGAGATGTGGAACCATTGCTCAAACTAGCTGATGTAGCTGAGCTTGCTTTGAGAGAAAATCCCACTGAGCGTCCTACCATGCCTAAACTGGTAAGTTTGTTGGATCAAATACTAAAGAGTGGATTGACCTTATAA